The Verrucomicrobiia bacterium genome includes a window with the following:
- a CDS encoding cytochrome c, which translates to MLKRNSKILTALLMFAFALSGCGDMVDQPRYEPMEASNFYADGRSARPLVEGTVARGQLHDDVQLYTGKVDGKPADTFPFPIDEKVLLRGQERYNIYCSVCHDRAGYGLGMVVRRGFKRPPSFHEQRLKDASPGYFFGVMTNGFGAMFDYAAQVTPEDRWAIAAYIRVLQASQDVSLNEIPADAKAMLLEQKKATGFSVGTGGYEPKH; encoded by the coding sequence ATGCTCAAAAGAAACTCGAAAATTCTGACCGCTCTGCTGATGTTCGCCTTTGCCTTGTCTGGCTGCGGCGACATGGTGGACCAGCCGCGCTATGAGCCGATGGAGGCCAGCAATTTTTACGCGGATGGCCGTTCCGCGCGTCCGCTCGTCGAAGGCACGGTGGCGCGCGGCCAGCTGCACGACGACGTGCAGCTTTATACCGGCAAAGTGGACGGCAAGCCCGCGGACACGTTTCCCTTTCCCATCGACGAAAAGGTTCTCCTGCGCGGGCAGGAACGTTACAACATCTACTGCTCCGTGTGCCATGACCGCGCGGGCTACGGCCTGGGCATGGTGGTGCGCCGCGGCTTCAAGCGCCCGCCGTCCTTTCACGAGCAGCGCCTGAAGGACGCGTCTCCGGGCTATTTCTTCGGCGTCATGACCAATGGTTTCGGCGCCATGTTCGATTACGCGGCCCAGGTCACTCCGGAAGACCGGTGGGCCATTGCCGCTTACATCCGCGTGCTGCAGGCCAGCCAGGACGTCAGCCTGAACGAAATTCCCGCAGATGCCAAGGCCATGCTGCTGGAGCAGAAAAAAGCCACGGGATTCAGCGTAGGCACGGGGGGTTATGAACCCAAGCACTGA